In Chryseobacterium lactis, a single genomic region encodes these proteins:
- a CDS encoding sensor histidine kinase: MSLKRKIALTISIAFSLLFGMVMAVIYLSFNDFRRDEFKERFRQRLEFTTHFISKSKDFEEEAPVFFNENSDNILLNETILIFNQKKELIYSTIKDRNVTWDNAMLRELDKKKTIYTEKTVPEIYAALKNINGENYYILTSAFDTNGKSKLGYLKYLLITAYVMSTLLIGFFSYYFVEKFLHPLEDLNKEISEVTAHKLTTQIPVQHSNDEISVLANSFNTMIARLNDVFQSQKDFTASASHEIRTPITRMAFQLENLIKFEEHSPETLLSLQRIQRDVYQLSDLTNSLLLLTKFDKENIQTIYEEVRIDEVIFEAFEGVEKSYPDLKLDFLITEETSENALLTISGIQSLLVIVFLNLFKNAAIYSDNTEVKVLITETNEHLAVEVISHGDTISQEEQPKLFEAFMRGTNTQNINGSGLGLRIVKRILEYHGAEILYSSPAELINEFAITFKK; this comes from the coding sequence ATGTCTTTAAAACGAAAGATAGCATTAACGATCAGTATTGCCTTTTCATTGCTTTTTGGAATGGTGATGGCTGTTATTTATTTATCTTTTAATGATTTTAGAAGAGATGAGTTTAAAGAAAGATTCAGGCAGAGGCTGGAGTTTACGACTCATTTTATTTCGAAATCTAAGGATTTTGAGGAAGAGGCACCTGTTTTTTTTAATGAAAATTCAGACAATATCCTTTTAAATGAGACTATTTTAATTTTCAATCAAAAAAAAGAACTGATCTACAGTACTATTAAAGACCGAAATGTTACCTGGGATAATGCAATGCTAAGGGAACTGGATAAAAAGAAGACCATCTACACAGAAAAGACAGTTCCTGAAATTTATGCGGCATTAAAAAATATCAACGGCGAGAATTATTACATCCTGACCAGTGCTTTTGATACCAACGGTAAATCAAAATTGGGTTATCTTAAATATCTCTTGATTACCGCTTATGTGATGAGCACGCTTCTTATCGGATTCTTCAGCTATTATTTTGTGGAAAAATTTCTACATCCTCTCGAAGATCTGAATAAGGAAATCTCAGAAGTTACAGCCCATAAATTAACCACCCAGATTCCGGTTCAGCATTCTAATGATGAAATAAGCGTTCTTGCCAATTCATTTAATACCATGATCGCAAGGTTGAACGATGTCTTCCAGTCACAGAAAGATTTTACGGCCAGCGCATCACATGAAATCCGGACTCCGATCACAAGGATGGCCTTTCAGTTGGAAAACCTGATAAAATTTGAAGAACATTCCCCAGAGACCCTATTGTCTTTACAAAGGATTCAGCGGGATGTTTACCAACTATCCGATCTCACCAATTCATTATTATTACTGACTAAGTTTGATAAAGAAAATATTCAGACGATTTATGAAGAAGTAAGAATTGATGAAGTGATTTTTGAAGCATTTGAAGGGGTGGAAAAAAGCTACCCGGATCTGAAGCTGGATTTCCTGATTACTGAAGAAACTTCAGAAAATGCTCTTTTAACCATAAGCGGAATTCAGTCACTGTTGGTGATTGTCTTTCTTAACCTGTTCAAAAATGCAGCAATATATTCAGATAATACTGAAGTGAAGGTTTTAATCACTGAAACAAATGAACACCTTGCTGTAGAAGTCATCTCTCACGGGGACACTATTTCCCAGGAAGAGCAGCCCAAGTTATTTGAAGCTTTTATGAGAGGAACTAATACTCAAAATATAAACGGATCCGGATTAGGACTCAGGATTGTAAAGCGTATTTTGGAATATCATGGTGCTGAAATTCTCTATTCTTCCCCTGCGGAGCTCATCAATGAGTTCGCAATTACTTTTAAAAAATAA
- the rpsU gene encoding 30S ribosomal protein S21: MLIIPVKDGESIDRALKKYKRKFDKTGTVRQLRSRQAFIKPSVTLRQSKLKAAYKQRALSKEEQA; this comes from the coding sequence ATGTTAATAATTCCAGTTAAAGATGGTGAATCCATCGACAGAGCTTTAAAAAAATACAAAAGAAAATTTGATAAAACAGGTACAGTTCGTCAATTAAGATCTAGACAAGCGTTTATCAAGCCTTCTGTAACTTTGAGACAATCTAAGTTGAAAGCTGCTTACAAGCAAAGAGCACTTAGCAAGGAAGAGCAGGCTTAA
- a CDS encoding TolC family protein: protein MNRIAVLCLTISSFVAAQQQMSLSDCEEAFQKNNLQLLAAQYNISEAEADVIQAKIWDLPNLSVELNAFDPENNKVLHIGSTGAKEFGIDQLLVLGGKRKNEIAFAKSNKEIAELQFKGLIIDLRTQLRNTFYSIIFDEKKEDNINLQLKYITNLLNAYENQNKKGNVSLKDVVRLQSLVIGLQSDKTEVTNNIIQQKQTLKLLTGSQTEIQPSISEEELEQLFNRQPLTNMEELQQKALDNNTNYLTFIKITQSSQLNLKWQKSLNTPDLTVGARYTQRGAAFDNQVAVSFGIPIPLWKKNKGNEMKAEYQIEENKKDEARQKEELLSQVNSTYKIWDNQYQQYYTLQPHDFKNMDLVFNGIVSNFQKGNVSLIDFTDFMESYKQSVLHIYEMKKQIMLSAEQLNQLVQTKIFY from the coding sequence ATGAACAGAATTGCAGTGCTGTGCCTTACCATTTCCTCATTCGTGGCGGCACAACAGCAAATGTCCCTCTCGGACTGTGAAGAAGCTTTTCAGAAAAATAACCTCCAGTTGCTTGCTGCGCAGTATAATATCAGCGAAGCAGAAGCAGATGTTATTCAGGCAAAAATATGGGATCTTCCTAACCTTTCGGTTGAGTTGAATGCCTTTGACCCTGAAAATAATAAAGTTCTTCATATAGGCAGTACGGGAGCAAAAGAATTTGGTATCGATCAGCTCCTGGTCCTGGGGGGTAAAAGAAAAAATGAAATTGCCTTTGCGAAATCGAATAAAGAAATTGCAGAACTTCAGTTCAAAGGACTTATTATAGATTTAAGAACACAACTGAGAAATACTTTCTACAGTATTATTTTTGATGAAAAGAAAGAAGACAATATAAATCTTCAGCTTAAATATATTACCAATCTTTTGAATGCCTATGAAAATCAGAATAAAAAAGGCAATGTTTCTTTAAAAGATGTAGTGAGACTTCAATCACTGGTTATCGGATTGCAAAGTGATAAAACTGAAGTTACCAACAATATTATTCAGCAGAAACAAACGCTGAAGTTGCTTACCGGAAGTCAGACCGAAATTCAACCCAGTATTTCTGAGGAAGAGTTGGAGCAGTTGTTCAACAGACAACCCTTGACCAATATGGAAGAGTTGCAACAAAAAGCATTAGACAACAATACCAATTATCTTACCTTTATTAAGATAACACAAAGCAGCCAGCTTAACCTGAAATGGCAAAAATCACTCAATACACCGGATTTAACTGTCGGAGCTCGCTATACCCAACGAGGGGCAGCTTTTGATAATCAGGTAGCTGTTTCTTTTGGAATCCCTATTCCGTTATGGAAAAAAAATAAAGGGAACGAGATGAAAGCAGAATATCAGATAGAAGAAAATAAGAAAGATGAGGCGAGACAGAAAGAAGAACTGCTGTCCCAGGTCAATTCCACCTATAAAATATGGGACAATCAATACCAGCAGTATTATACCTTGCAGCCCCATGATTTTAAAAATATGGATCTCGTATTTAATGGGATTGTAAGTAACTTTCAGAAAGGAAACGTAAGTCTTATTGATTTTACTGACTTTATGGAAAGTTATAAACAAAGCGTTCTGCATATCTACGAAATGAAAAAACAGATCATGCTTTCAGCCGAGCAACTTAATCAACTAGTACAAACGAAAATCTTCTATTAA
- a CDS encoding response regulator transcription factor yields MNILLLEDDLILSAELCRFLESNNFTCDKIYDGETFLRQIKNNTYDLYLLDINVPKVNGLDVCQTIRSFDKNTPIIIISAYGDISDKKDAFTRLADDYLVKPFQFEELLLRINSLLRRKAPSDASDQDIIRIDDLIINKTEQKVYRGGNEITLTLKEFQLLVYLAEAQGRTVSKQQITEHVWEHNFNTNTNTVEVYINFLRKKIDKDFKIKLIHTRSGFGYYLSPL; encoded by the coding sequence ATGAATATTCTTTTATTAGAAGATGATCTCATTCTGTCCGCAGAACTTTGCCGATTTTTGGAATCAAATAATTTTACCTGTGATAAGATTTATGACGGGGAAACTTTCCTTCGCCAGATTAAAAATAATACCTATGATCTATACCTGCTAGACATCAATGTTCCCAAAGTGAATGGGCTTGATGTATGTCAAACCATTCGTTCTTTTGATAAAAATACTCCTATCATTATCATTTCAGCGTATGGAGATATTTCCGATAAGAAAGATGCTTTTACGAGGCTTGCCGATGATTATCTGGTAAAACCCTTTCAGTTTGAGGAACTGCTTTTAAGAATCAACTCTTTATTAAGAAGAAAAGCTCCGTCTGATGCTTCTGATCAGGATATTATTAGAATCGATGACTTGATCATCAATAAAACAGAACAGAAAGTCTATCGTGGAGGAAATGAAATAACCCTTACCTTAAAGGAATTTCAATTATTGGTTTACCTTGCGGAAGCGCAGGGAAGAACAGTTTCTAAACAGCAGATCACTGAGCATGTATGGGAACATAACTTTAATACCAATACCAATACGGTAGAGGTCTACATCAATTTTTTAAGAAAGAAAATTGATAAAGATTTTAAAATAAAACTCATCCACACCCGTTCCGGTTTCGGATATTATTTAAGTCCATTATAA
- a CDS encoding tyrosine-type recombinase/integrase: MLEKFLEYLQFEKRYSPHTITSYKKDLDDFSHFYLRTESSEDLAKADKKIIRNFIVELSENNISKRSINRKLSSLRSFYLFLLKIGEIKVSPTEGISSLKFYAEKQIPISQEEMTDLNEKVFEQLHNILEKCIIEVLYQTGMRKAELCGLIFENVDLYGNELKVIGKGNKERVIPISNELSELLTSYLEIRKPQTEYQSYFFVNKTGKKLNEKFVYVVVNKYLSLITTKEKKSPHILRHSFATHVLDNGAEISKVKKILGHSSLASTQVYTNANIEQLKKVFNQAHPRASKKEEL, encoded by the coding sequence ATGCTGGAAAAGTTTTTAGAATACTTACAATTCGAAAAAAGGTACTCACCTCATACCATTACAAGCTACAAAAAAGACCTTGATGACTTTTCCCATTTCTACCTCCGAACAGAATCTTCTGAAGACCTGGCGAAAGCCGACAAGAAAATAATTCGAAATTTTATCGTTGAACTAAGTGAAAACAATATTTCCAAAAGAAGTATCAACAGAAAATTATCGTCACTCCGAAGTTTTTATCTTTTCCTTCTCAAAATTGGTGAAATCAAGGTTTCTCCTACCGAAGGTATCTCTTCCCTGAAGTTTTATGCTGAAAAACAGATCCCTATCTCCCAGGAAGAAATGACAGATCTTAACGAAAAGGTTTTCGAGCAACTCCATAATATTCTTGAAAAATGCATTATCGAAGTACTTTATCAAACCGGGATGCGGAAAGCTGAGCTTTGTGGCCTGATATTTGAGAATGTTGACTTATACGGAAATGAATTAAAAGTAATAGGAAAAGGGAATAAAGAAAGGGTAATTCCCATTTCCAATGAATTGTCTGAACTCCTTACGAGTTATCTGGAAATAAGAAAACCACAGACAGAATATCAATCCTATTTTTTTGTAAATAAGACCGGGAAAAAACTCAACGAAAAATTTGTTTATGTGGTAGTTAATAAGTACCTTAGTCTTATAACAACAAAAGAAAAAAAAAGTCCTCACATCCTTCGGCATAGCTTTGCTACCCACGTGTTGGATAATGGGGCGGAGATCTCCAAAGTAAAAAAAATATTAGGGCATTCCAGTCTTGCCAGTACTCAAGTCTATACGAATGCTAATATTGAACAATTGAAAAAAGTGTTTAATCAGGCTCACCCTCGAGCATCAAAAAAAGAAGAATTATGA
- a CDS encoding HPF/RaiA family ribosome-associated protein translates to MKISVQSIGLTPHEPLESHIEKKVSKLDTFYDKIHECKIFLKVENNSDKANKTAEIILAVPGDDIVVKKTSVSFEESLDLCVDTAKKLLIKKKEMA, encoded by the coding sequence ATGAAGATTTCAGTTCAATCAATTGGTTTAACACCACACGAACCACTAGAGTCACACATCGAAAAAAAAGTAAGTAAACTAGACACGTTCTATGACAAAATTCATGAATGTAAGATCTTTTTGAAAGTAGAAAATAATTCGGATAAAGCGAATAAAACAGCTGAGATTATTTTGGCGGTTCCGGGAGACGATATCGTAGTAAAGAAGACTTCTGTAAGTTTTGAAGAAAGTTTGGATCTTTGTGTTGATACAGCTAAAAAGCTACTAATCAAGAAAAAAGAAATGGCTTAG
- a CDS encoding efflux RND transporter periplasmic adaptor subunit, which translates to MKKYIIPVLVGLSFIACSKKEEEKPNQAKKGFELSNTMLNSITLSKAEKKNIENEYNFYGKISADKNSYIDVYPLVGGNVMSVNVELGDYVKKGQVLATIRSTELAEIQKDVSDAKTDLVVAKNNLRVSKELYEGKLNTERDVLEAKSQLQKAQDQLQRATAVSTVYNVKTGNIYSVVAPINGYIVQKNINKDMQLRSDRSENIFDVANTTNVWAIMNVNESDIDKISLGMKAQVSTLSYPDKAFDGKIDKIFKIIDPQTNAMQARVVLDNANGLLIPDSKATIKVSSLENNSMLTVPSKAVIFDDNKSFVVIFKSRTDVKIREVKVLKQVGDITYIADGLKEGEEVITNNQLLIYRSLNS; encoded by the coding sequence ATGAAAAAATATATAATCCCGGTATTAGTAGGTCTATCATTCATAGCCTGCTCTAAAAAAGAGGAAGAAAAACCCAATCAGGCCAAAAAAGGTTTTGAGTTGAGCAATACCATGCTAAACTCTATTACCTTATCAAAAGCTGAAAAAAAGAATATAGAAAACGAATATAATTTTTACGGAAAGATTTCTGCTGATAAAAACAGTTATATTGATGTTTACCCATTGGTAGGGGGAAATGTGATGAGTGTAAATGTTGAATTAGGAGATTATGTAAAGAAAGGGCAGGTTCTGGCCACCATAAGAAGTACCGAGCTTGCAGAAATTCAAAAAGACGTAAGTGATGCCAAAACTGATTTGGTAGTTGCCAAAAATAACTTGCGTGTCTCCAAAGAATTATATGAAGGAAAGCTAAATACTGAAAGAGATGTCCTGGAAGCGAAAAGTCAGTTACAGAAAGCACAAGACCAGTTGCAGAGAGCGACTGCTGTAAGTACCGTTTATAATGTGAAAACTGGAAATATATATAGTGTTGTGGCTCCTATCAACGGCTATATCGTTCAAAAAAACATCAATAAGGATATGCAGCTGAGAAGCGACCGTAGTGAAAATATTTTTGACGTTGCCAATACAACCAATGTATGGGCAATCATGAACGTCAACGAGTCTGATATTGATAAAATAAGTCTTGGAATGAAAGCACAGGTTTCTACGCTTTCTTATCCTGATAAAGCTTTTGACGGGAAAATTGATAAAATATTCAAGATTATAGATCCTCAAACCAATGCCATGCAGGCAAGAGTAGTTCTTGATAATGCCAACGGACTGTTGATTCCCGATAGTAAAGCAACAATTAAGGTTTCCAGTTTAGAAAACAACAGCATGCTGACTGTTCCGTCTAAAGCGGTCATTTTTGATGATAACAAAAGTTTTGTTGTTATTTTCAAGTCAAGAACAGACGTGAAAATCAGAGAAGTTAAAGTATTGAAGCAGGTTGGCGATATTACCTATATCGCAGATGGTCTTAAAGAAGGAGAAGAAGTGATTACCAATAACCAATTGTTGATATACCGCTCTTTGAATAGCTAA
- a CDS encoding efflux RND transporter permease subunit: MNKFIKNIIAFSLKNKAFTFIWVAILAIAGFISFKNMPIEAFPDVTNTQIVIITQWNGRSAEEVERFVTTPIELAMSPVQKKTSVRSTTMFGLSIVKILFDDGVDDTFARNQVNNQLRTINLPDGVDPEVQPPYGPTGEIFRYTLESKTKDSRNLLTLQTWVIDRALRGVPGVADINVFGGQDKVFELSIDPRALDKYNLTPLQVYDAVTKSNLNVGGDVIEKNGQAYVVRGIGLVKSAGDIGNITIQNDSGNPVLVKNVAEVHESSMPRVGQAALNNHDDTVEGIVVMRKGENPREVLIGVKAKIKELNEKILPKDVKMVTFYDRDNLMDFTTKTVMHNLIEGIVLVTVIVLIFMADWRTTLIVSIIIPLSLLFAFLCLKMAGMSANLLSLGAVDFGIIIDGAVVMVEGLFVMLDHKAHKYGTEKFNKLAKGGWIKQTGTGLGKAIFFSKLIIITSLIPIFSFQKVEGKMFSPLAFTLGFALIGALIFTLTLVPVLSHILLNKNVKEKNNPFVNFWDRIVLKGFNLTFKNKRMSMIVAISFLAVTLFSGKFLGTEFLPQLNEGSLWITAEMPMSSSLKESLKTANLLKKDIMSFSEVTDVLAQTGRSNDGTDPNGFGFVQFAVNLKPREEWKRKITYDELITEIDKKLRSYQGITFNYSQPISDNVAEAVAGFKAENGIKIYGDNLETLDKLAHEVLTKIKDVDGVKDPGIIKNIGQPEVSVVLDRDKMAAYGVMPADAQAVLEMAFGGKTASEMFDGERKFPIRLRYSQEYRTDENDIASLMVPTQDGAKIPLKEISNIVKDNGAAFIYRDNIKRYIGVKFSIRDRDLGGTIADAQKKVATIELPDGYSIGWTGQFENQQRASHRLTQVVPVSILMIFFLLFILFGNIKDSLLVLANVPFALIGGIIALHVTGINFGISAGVGMIALLGICIQNGVILITEFHQNMRDGMDIDSAILNGVKSRTRPVIMTALMASIGLMPAALSTGIGSESQKPLAIVIIGGLITATVLTLLIFPIIFWIFNSHKKLREA, encoded by the coding sequence ATGAATAAATTCATTAAAAATATAATCGCTTTTTCATTAAAAAATAAAGCCTTTACCTTTATCTGGGTAGCTATTCTGGCAATAGCCGGGTTTATAAGTTTCAAAAATATGCCCATTGAAGCTTTTCCGGATGTTACCAATACCCAGATTGTTATCATTACCCAATGGAATGGACGTAGTGCGGAAGAAGTAGAACGCTTTGTCACTACCCCCATCGAATTGGCCATGAGCCCGGTTCAGAAGAAAACCAGTGTGAGAAGCACCACCATGTTTGGGCTTTCCATTGTTAAAATTCTGTTTGATGACGGGGTGGATGATACTTTTGCAAGAAATCAGGTCAATAACCAATTAAGAACCATTAATCTTCCTGATGGAGTAGATCCTGAAGTACAACCACCCTACGGGCCTACCGGCGAGATTTTCAGATATACGCTGGAAAGTAAAACAAAAGATTCCCGAAATTTGCTTACCCTGCAAACCTGGGTTATTGACCGTGCTTTAAGAGGAGTACCGGGAGTTGCAGATATCAATGTTTTTGGTGGACAGGATAAAGTATTTGAATTAAGTATCGATCCCAGAGCCTTAGATAAATACAACCTGACTCCGCTTCAGGTATATGATGCGGTTACAAAGAGTAACCTGAACGTAGGTGGTGACGTTATTGAAAAAAACGGTCAAGCTTATGTAGTCCGTGGAATCGGATTGGTAAAATCTGCCGGTGATATTGGAAATATTACCATTCAGAATGACAGTGGAAACCCGGTGCTGGTAAAAAATGTAGCGGAAGTTCATGAAAGCTCGATGCCTAGAGTAGGGCAGGCTGCTTTAAATAATCACGATGATACGGTAGAAGGAATTGTCGTGATGAGAAAAGGAGAGAATCCGAGAGAAGTTCTGATAGGCGTAAAAGCGAAAATTAAGGAACTGAATGAAAAGATTCTTCCAAAGGACGTCAAAATGGTAACTTTCTACGATCGTGACAACCTGATGGATTTTACAACAAAAACGGTAATGCATAACCTTATTGAAGGAATTGTATTGGTAACGGTAATTGTTTTAATTTTCATGGCAGACTGGAGAACAACGTTGATTGTTTCGATTATCATCCCATTGTCCCTGTTGTTTGCATTTCTATGTTTAAAAATGGCAGGCATGAGCGCCAATCTACTTTCATTAGGAGCGGTAGACTTTGGAATTATCATCGATGGAGCCGTCGTCATGGTGGAAGGGCTATTTGTAATGCTCGACCACAAAGCTCATAAATATGGAACGGAAAAATTTAATAAACTGGCAAAAGGAGGCTGGATCAAGCAGACGGGAACCGGCTTAGGAAAGGCTATTTTCTTTTCAAAATTAATTATCATTACCTCTCTGATCCCGATTTTCTCATTTCAAAAAGTGGAAGGGAAAATGTTTTCACCTTTGGCGTTTACCCTGGGATTTGCATTAATAGGAGCTTTGATATTCACATTAACTTTGGTTCCGGTACTTTCACATATCCTTTTAAATAAGAATGTAAAAGAAAAAAATAATCCGTTTGTGAATTTCTGGGACAGAATTGTTCTGAAAGGATTCAATCTGACCTTTAAAAATAAAAGGATGAGTATGATTGTTGCAATTTCTTTCCTGGCAGTGACTTTATTCTCCGGAAAATTTCTGGGAACTGAATTTCTTCCTCAACTGAATGAAGGATCACTTTGGATTACTGCAGAAATGCCGATGAGTTCATCATTAAAAGAATCTTTGAAAACTGCCAATCTTTTGAAGAAAGATATTATGAGTTTTTCCGAAGTTACCGATGTTTTGGCACAAACGGGTAGAAGTAATGACGGAACTGACCCCAACGGTTTTGGATTCGTACAATTTGCAGTAAATCTTAAACCTCGGGAAGAATGGAAGCGGAAGATCACCTATGATGAGTTGATTACGGAAATTGATAAAAAGCTGAGAAGCTACCAGGGAATTACGTTTAACTATTCCCAACCGATTTCAGATAACGTGGCAGAAGCTGTGGCAGGATTTAAAGCTGAAAATGGAATTAAAATTTATGGAGACAACTTGGAGACGTTAGACAAACTGGCTCATGAAGTTTTAACCAAAATCAAAGATGTTGATGGGGTGAAAGATCCCGGAATCATTAAAAATATTGGTCAGCCGGAAGTAAGTGTGGTTCTGGACAGAGATAAAATGGCGGCTTACGGGGTAATGCCTGCCGATGCTCAGGCAGTATTGGAAATGGCTTTTGGAGGTAAAACAGCTTCCGAAATGTTTGACGGAGAGAGAAAATTTCCCATCCGTCTCCGTTATTCCCAGGAATACAGAACCGATGAAAATGATATCGCTTCTCTGATGGTTCCTACGCAGGACGGTGCCAAAATTCCTTTAAAAGAAATCAGTAATATCGTTAAAGATAACGGAGCAGCCTTTATCTACAGAGATAATATTAAAAGGTATATTGGAGTAAAATTCTCTATCCGTGACAGAGATTTAGGAGGAACCATTGCCGACGCCCAGAAAAAAGTAGCGACTATTGAACTTCCAGATGGCTATTCTATCGGATGGACGGGGCAGTTTGAAAACCAGCAACGTGCCTCACACAGATTGACACAGGTAGTACCGGTAAGTATCCTGATGATATTTTTCCTTCTTTTTATTCTGTTTGGAAATATAAAAGACTCACTACTTGTACTGGCCAATGTTCCGTTTGCTCTGATCGGAGGAATTATTGCCCTGCATGTTACCGGAATCAATTTTGGTATTTCTGCAGGGGTGGGAATGATTGCCCTTTTGGGAATCTGTATCCAGAATGGAGTAATTCTTATTACAGAATTCCATCAGAATATGAGAGACGGGATGGATATAGACTCCGCGATACTCAACGGAGTAAAATCCAGAACCAGACCTGTAATTATGACCGCACTGATGGCGTCCATTGGACTTATGCCGGCCGCTTTATCCACAGGTATCGGATCTGAATCTCAAAAACCTCTGGCCATTGTGATCATTGGTGGGCTGATTACAGCAACGGTACTTACGCTGCTTATTTTCCCGATTATTTTCTGGATATTTAACAGCCATAAAAAGCTGCGTGAAGCTTGA